Within the Thermoanaerobaculales bacterium genome, the region ATTGACGGAGTACACCACCAAGTAGTCAATGTGGTTCTTCTTTGTGCGGCAGTACTGGAGGAGGTTTTGCAGCTCGTGCCGATCGGCGCTCTTTGCCGATTCACCCTCTTCGACGAATACACGGTCGACCTCGATACCGTATCGTTCGCAGTACTCGCGACACGCCTTCTGCTGGGTCGACAAGCTCATGTTCTCGACCTGCTCGCGAGTGGATACCCGGCAGTAGATAACAGCGCGCTGCATGTCAGTTCAGAGGTTTGCCAGCGTGATTGCTGGCGGCCGCGCTCTGGTTGCTGCGGACGCTGCTGCTCCGTTTGTCGAGTTGGTCAACGATAACCTCTGCTAGGACGTAAAGCTGATCCCTCACCACCGAAATCTCCGAGTCTCCAAGACCACAGGTTGAACCGATAAGTCTTCGGCATCGGTCGATTGAGATTCTCCGGTCCCGCACGGACAGACCGCCTTTCGAAGGGAAGCCTTCGACGGAGGTTTGTCCTCTGGTGTCGGGCGGTTGTCATTTGTTCTTCCCCAACACTTCGGCGGGAGTTTCCCGGTGGAAGTTGGGGGCTGCCATCTTCAATAGGATGCTCAGCTCGCGATTGACTCGCCGGACCTTTCCATCGGACGTTGTCACGGACACTGTGTTGTGCGGCGAACTCGTCCATAGTTCTTTGATCTCATCGTTGGTGAGACCCACGAATTCTTCGTAGCCGATCACTCGGGTCACCTCGCCGCCGGCAGTCATGAGTTCGATCTTCCTGAACTTCCCCTGTCTGAGAATGAGGAGAATCTCCAACTCGGCGGGGGTGGGCTGCGACGCGAAGAACAGAGCGTAGCCTCGATCGGATTCGGGTATCGATGTTGGTGTCTTGAGCGCCCCGAGGACGCGGTTAACTAGTGGGTTCACCTTCAGTAGGATCTGTCCCGTCGTACCAATTTCCTCGTCCACGCCAGAGAACCACATGTGATGAAGGCGATCGGCGATTTCGAGCGTGTTTTCGATTGTGATCGAGGTCTTGAGGTCCGTGATTAGTAGCACTGGTAGGCGTGAGTGCTCCATCTGTTGCGCTGAGTAACGGAATGCATCGAACTCGTGATCGAGCAGGTTCGCACGAAGCCACTTCAGAGATTCAAGCGGCACTCCGAAGGTGCGCCTGATCTCAGCGCAAACCAGGATCACGAACAGCTCGGAAGGTGTGAACCTGCGCCATCCGCGATCTGAGTCGCGCGAAGCGGTAAGGGCTCCCTTCCGCCCCCAGTCATTTACCTGACGATATGAGAGTCCGGCTTCACGCTTGACGTCTGCTGCTGAGAACGTGCGGTCGTCGTCTCGGTCTCTCACATTTCTATTGTATCTCCAAATTGAACCGAAACGTA harbors:
- a CDS encoding MerR family transcriptional regulator — encoded protein: MRDRDDDRTFSAADVKREAGLSYRQVNDWGRKGALTASRDSDRGWRRFTPSELFVILVCAEIRRTFGVPLESLKWLRANLLDHEFDAFRYSAQQMEHSRLPVLLITDLKTSITIENTLEIADRLHHMWFSGVDEEIGTTGQILLKVNPLVNRVLGALKTPTSIPESDRGYALFFASQPTPAELEILLILRQGKFRKIELMTAGGEVTRVIGYEEFVGLTNDEIKELWTSSPHNTVSVTTSDGKVRRVNRELSILLKMAAPNFHRETPAEVLGKNK